CGGATCGCGCTCTCGGAATCCGACGGCGACATCTTCGACTGGGCCTACAGCTGGCCGCAGTGGAAGGGGCTCTCGGCGATCCGGCACAAGGTCCCCAAGCGCTCGGCGCCGGCCACCCCGCGCGGCGCCCCCGTCGTGCCGTCGGCGCACCCGGCCGCACCCCCGCAGCCTGCCGCACCCCACCGCTGATCGCACGGGTCTCGATCGCCGCGCCTCTGGTTCGACGGCGGTCGCGGCGCTACCCTGGAACGGTGAGCCTGGTCATCGAGCATTCGGTGAAGATCGCCGCCCCGGCGGCGACGGTCTGGGCCGTACTCACCGACTTCGACTCCTACGGCCAGTGGAACCCGTTCGTGCCGCGCGCGGCATGCGTGTTGGAGCCGGGGCGGCCGATCGTCATGGACGTGCGCCTGCGCGGCGAGAAGCTGCGCCGCCAGCGCGAATTCATCTCCGCGGTCGAGCCGGGCCGCTCCTTCCGCTACTCGATGAAGCCGGTGCCGCTGGGATTGCTGAGCAGCATGCGGGAGCAGATCGTCACGCCGTCGGGCGCCGGGATCTGCCATTACACGTCGCACTTCCAGATCGACGGGATACTCGCACCGCTCGTCGAGATGCTGCTCGGCTCCTCGCTGCGCCGCGGGTTCGACGACATGGCCGACGGCCTCAAGGAACGGGCCGAGTTGATGGCCGGCGGCGCCAGGCACACCCCGGCCATCGAACGCCGCTAGCCGGTCTTGATGTTGCGCCGCGCCGACGCTTGGTCGCGCGGTTTGATGACGATCTGATCCAGGTTGACGTGCGGCGGCCGGGACGCCGTGAACGCGATCACCTCGGCGACGTCGTCGGCGGTCAGCGGCGTCAGCCCCTCGTACACCGCATCGGCCCGGTCCTGATCGCCGTCGAATCGCACGACGGAGAACTCGGTCTCCACCATCCCGGGGGCGATCTCGGTGAGCCGGACGGGTTTGCCGAGCAGTTCGGTGCGCAGGGTGCGGTGCACCACGGCCTGGGCGTGCTTGGCGCTGGTGTAGCCGGCTCCGTTGTCATAGGGCTCGAGCGCGGCGACCGAGGTCACCGTGACGATCAGCCCGTCGCCGGACGCGATGAGGGCGGGCAGCAGCGCCTTGGTCATCCGCATGGTGCCGATCACGTTGGTCTCCCACATCCACCGCCAGTCTTCCTCGACCGCGTCGGCGACCGGCGCCCACCCCTTGGCTCCGCCGGCGTTGTTCACCAGCAGGTTGACGCGGTCCAGACCGTCGACGAAGGCCGCGATCGATTCGGGATCGGTGACGTCGAGTTCGCGCCCGATGCCACCGATCTCCGCGGCCAGCGCGCTGATTCGGTCCAGGCGCCTGGCTCCGACGACGACGAGCCAGCCGTCGGCGGCCAGGGCTCGGGCGGTGGCCGCCCCGATCCCGGAGCTGGCTCCGGTGACGACGGCGACGCGACGGTTCTCGGTGGCGGTTTCGGTGGATGCGCTCATGGTCTCGGTCTATGCCATCGCGGGCCCCGGTGGCAAGTCGGAGCGGCTGCCGCAGCGATTCGCGCACTTCGGATCGTCCTGCGCGCTACCGCCGTGACCAGGCGGTGGTGCTGCTAAGTTCGGGCGCATGAGTCGCAACGCCGGGCCGATCGCCGGAGTCGTCCCGGCCGCCCTGCGGGTCGGCACGTCGCCCGCGGCCGTCGTCTTCGCCCGCGTGCGCAACGGGTCGCCGGTGACCAGGGATAGGCTCGCCGAGAGCTCTGACCTGTCGACCGCGACGGTGAACCGCCAGGTCCACGCCCTGCTGGAGGCGGGTCTCGTCGTGGAGCGCCCCGACCTCGTCGACGGCGGCGGGATCGGCCGGCCCAAGGTGCCGTTGACGCTCAACCACGACGGGCTGGCGGTCGCGGCGATGCACATCGGTGCCCGGCGCACACTGCTCGCCATCGCGGACCTCTCCGGCCGCACGCTCTACAGTCACGCCGTGCTGACCCCTGCGGGTGACGCGGAGGCGGCGGTGGGCGAACTCGCCGCCGCGTTGGCCGAACTCGTCGCCCGGTTCTCCGGTCGGCGGTTCCTCTGGGCCGGGGTGGCCGTCGGCGGCGACGTGGACGGGACCACCGGGACCGTCGACCACCCGGTGCGCGGGTGGCGGGGAGCGCCGGTCGGAGCGATCGTCGGCGCCGCGCTGCGGATGCCGGTCTCGGTGTGTGAGCACGTCCAGGCGATGGCCGCGGCCGAATTGGTGCTGGCGCCGACGGCGACCGTCGCCGCGAAGGGCCGCTCGTCGCTCTACTGGTATGCGCGCGAGACCGTCGGCATGGCGCTGACGGTCGACGGGCAGGTGCAGGTTCCCACCTCCGGCGCGGGCACCGTCGCACACGTTCCGGTCTGTGCGCCGCATTTCGCCGTCGAGGGTGGGCGCGTGACCGGACTCCAGGACGTCATCGGTAGCGCCGCGCTGGCGCGCGCAGCGCGGACGACCGGCGTCGCCCTCGATTCCTCGGTACTGCGCGACGAACGGGCGCGCGCCCTCGGCGAGGCCATCGCGACGATCAGCGACGTCCTCAACCCCGACGCCGTCATCGTCGCCGGGGACGCCTTCGCCGATCATCCGCGCGGGCTGGCACCGGTGCAGGCCGCCTTCGACGCGGCGCGGCACCTGCCGCACCGACTGGAGCTGACGCCGACGCAGTTCGGTCTCGGTGTCCAGGAGGCCGCCGCCGTGGTCGTGGCACTGTCGGTGATCTACGCCGACCCGATCGACTCCCTGGCGGCCAGCAGCGTGGCCAGCACGTCGCCGACCAGTTCGGGCCCGGCGACCCGGTAGCGGGCGACCGTCTCACCGTCGCCCACCTTGATGCCGATGTCGGCGGCGGCGTCCAAGTGGCGGAAGGCGTTCTCGTCGGTCACGTCGTCGCCGAGGTAGCACACCGCGTCGGCGCGACATTGCGCGCGCAGGGCGTCGAGGGCGTGCCCCTTGCCGGTCTCGATGACCGCCAGTTCCAGCACGGCTTTGCCCTCGGTGGCGTGGACGCCGGGCAGTGCGGCCGGACCCCGGCGCGCCTCATCGAGAGCGGCGTCGGCACCGGCCGGATCGGTCGCGTTGCGCACGTGCAGCACCGCACTGGCCGGTTTGGTCTCCACCATCGTCCCGGGGAAGCGGGAAGCGATCTCGTCGAGAGCGGATTCGACCCGGGCGAGCAGCGCCCGCTGTTCGACGGTGATCGGGGTGGTGAATCCGTCGTCGAATTCGGAGCCGTGGCTGCCGATGAGCGTCACCGACCCGATGCCCGGGATCGCGGCGGCCTCGACCAGCCCGGCCAGGTCGGCGCGCGCCCGGCCGGAGACGATCGCCGTCGTCGTCGACGGCAGTGCGGCGAGGCGCACGAGGTGGGCCACTGCCGCCGGATCGGGCCGCGCGTCGGCCGGGTGGCTCACGATGGGGGCCAGGCATCCGTCGAAATCCGACGCGACGACGATTCTGGGCGCCGACGCGAAGACGCGCAGCGCCGTGACGAGATCGGCGGGCAGGCCCGACATCAGCTGTTCGTGTCCCGCAGGGTGTCCAGGAAACTCTTCGCCCACTTCTCCACGTCGTGGGCGAGCACCTGGCGGCGCATCGCGCGCATCCGGTCGCGCCGGTCTTCGGCCGGGTCCGTCACGGCGGCCTCGATCGCATCCTTGACGCCGTCCAGGTCGTAGGGGTTCGCCTGATAGGCCTGTTTGAGTTCGGCCGCAGCGCCGGTGAACTCGGAGAGCACCAGCGCGCCGCCGAGATCGCTGCGGCAGGCGACGTACTCCTTGGCGACGAGGTTCATGCCGTCGCGCAGCGGGGTGACGAGCATGACGTCGGCGGCCACGAAGAAGGCCACCAGCTCATCACGCGGGATGGGCCGGTTCAGGTACTGGACGACCGGCTGGCCCACCTCGGCGAAGTTGCCGTTGATGTTGCCGACGAGTTGTTCGATCTCCGCCCGCATCGCCACATAGGATTCGACGCGTTCGCGGCTGGGCGTGGCCAGCTGGACCATCACCGTCTCCTGCGGTTCGAGGCGCCCCTCTTCGAGTAGCTCGGATATGGCTTTGAGCCGGACGTCGATTCCCTTGGTGTAGTCGAGGCGGTCGACGCCGAGCAGGACGGTCTTCGGGTTTCCCAGCTCCTTGCGGATCTCCCGTGCGCGGCTGCGGATGGCGCGGGATTTCGACGCGGAGTCGATCTCGCCCGACGCGATGGAGATGGGGAAGGCGCCGACCTTCACCGTCCGGTCGCCGACGGCCACCGAACCGAACCGCGACCGCACGCCGACCGAGCGCCGTGATGCCTCGTGGCCGCCGAGTCGGTTGGCGAGGTAGAGGAAGTTCTCGGCCCCGTCGGGCAGGTGGAAACCGATCAGGTCGGAGCCGAGCAGGCCGTCGACGATCTCGGCGCGCCACGGGAGTTGCATGAACAACTCGACGGGGGGGAACGGGATGTGGAGGAAGAAACCGATCTTGAGGTCGGGCCGCAGTTCGCGCAACATCTTGGGGACGAGTTGCAGCTGGTAGTCCTGCACCCAGACGAGCGCACCCGGACCGGCCACCTCGGCGGTGGCCTTCGCGAACCGTTCGTTGATCGCGACGTAGGAGTTCCACCACTCGCGGTGATACTCGGGTTTGACGATGACGTCGTGGTAGAGCGGCCACAGCGTGCCGTTGGAGAAGCCCTCGTAGTAGTCGGCGATCTCGGCCGCGCTGAGCGGGACGGCACGGACGTCGAGGCCCTCGATTTCCGGGTTGTCGTCGGAGTCGGGTACCCCGGACCAGCCCACCCAGGCGCCGGTGTGGTTGCGCAGGATCGGTTCGAGTGCGGTGACCAGCCCGCCGGGGCTGCGTTTCCACTGCACGGTGCCGTCGGCCAGGACCGTCTTGTCGACGGGGAGTCGGTTGGCGACTACCACGAACTCGGCCCGCTCGGTCGGCGTGGTCACGGTTGGGTCAGGCCGTCTCGCCCGGAGCGATACCCAACATCGCCAGCAGCATGCGGCATTCGTCGGCGTCGGTCGCGTAAGCGGCCACGACGCGGCGCGCGGAGTTGGCCATCTCGTCGGCCACCGGCTCCAATTCGTCGTCGGTCAGATCAGCGGTCTTCGGGGGCATGAGCGTCCTTAGCCTTGTCAGCCGTGTCTCGGACTGTTTCGCCAGTCCACGGGATCGATTCCGGTTCCGATTCTACTCAGTGTCACCGGACGGCGCCTTACGTCCCGGTGTCCGGGTGGAAACGGTTCGTGAGAGCCCCCTGTCGGGATCGAACCGACGACGTTCCGCTTACAAGGCGGACCCTCTAGCCAACTGAGGTAAGGGGGCATGCGGGCGGTGACCCGCGACGACGATCGTATCGTGCCGTTCGACTCGTACGAAACACCCACACTTCACCCTCGACCACTCACCCGCGACCGATGAGCGGCCCGCGCAAGAGCGCCCGACACCACTAGCCTTGGCCCGGTGAACCTCACCGAACTCGTCGAGATCCCCGGCGGCACCTTCCAGATGGGCTCCGACGGCAACTATCCCGAAGAGCGCCCGGCCCATACGCGCGCCGTCGCGGCCTTCGCCCTCGAGAAGCATCCGGTGACCAATGCGCGGTTCGCCGAGTTCGTCGACGCCACCGGCTACGTCACCGTCGCGGAGGAGGAGATGGATCCGGCCCAGTTCCCGGGGGCCGACCCCGCCGATCTGGTCCCCGGCGCGTTGGTGTTCACGAGGACCGAGGGGCCGGTGAACCTGGGGGATTGGCGGCAGTGGTGGCGCTGGGAGCCGGGCGCCAGCTGGCGACACCCGCAGGGCCCGGACTCCTCGATCGACGAGCGCGACGACCATCCCGTCGTCCAGGTCGCCTACCGGGACGCCGTCGCCTACGCCGAGTGGGCCGGGCGTCGGCTCGCGACCGAGGCGGAGTGGGAGTTCGCCGCGCGCGGGGGGCTCGACGGTTGCGAATACGCCTGGGGCGAC
This genomic interval from Gordonia sp. X0973 contains the following:
- a CDS encoding SRPBCC domain-containing protein; this translates as MSLVIEHSVKIAAPAATVWAVLTDFDSYGQWNPFVPRAACVLEPGRPIVMDVRLRGEKLRRQREFISAVEPGRSFRYSMKPVPLGLLSSMREQIVTPSGAGICHYTSHFQIDGILAPLVEMLLGSSLRRGFDDMADGLKERAELMAGGARHTPAIERR
- a CDS encoding SDR family NAD(P)-dependent oxidoreductase, whose translation is MSASTETATENRRVAVVTGASSGIGAATARALAADGWLVVVGARRLDRISALAAEIGGIGRELDVTDPESIAAFVDGLDRVNLLVNNAGGAKGWAPVADAVEEDWRWMWETNVIGTMRMTKALLPALIASGDGLIVTVTSVAALEPYDNGAGYTSAKHAQAVVHRTLRTELLGKPVRLTEIAPGMVETEFSVVRFDGDQDRADAVYEGLTPLTADDVAEVIAFTASRPPHVNLDQIVIKPRDQASARRNIKTG
- a CDS encoding ROK family transcriptional regulator codes for the protein MSRNAGPIAGVVPAALRVGTSPAAVVFARVRNGSPVTRDRLAESSDLSTATVNRQVHALLEAGLVVERPDLVDGGGIGRPKVPLTLNHDGLAVAAMHIGARRTLLAIADLSGRTLYSHAVLTPAGDAEAAVGELAAALAELVARFSGRRFLWAGVAVGGDVDGTTGTVDHPVRGWRGAPVGAIVGAALRMPVSVCEHVQAMAAAELVLAPTATVAAKGRSSLYWYARETVGMALTVDGQVQVPTSGAGTVAHVPVCAPHFAVEGGRVTGLQDVIGSAALARAARTTGVALDSSVLRDERARALGEAIATISDVLNPDAVIVAGDAFADHPRGLAPVQAAFDAARHLPHRLELTPTQFGLGVQEAAAVVVALSVIYADPIDSLAASSVASTSPTSSGPATR
- the otsB gene encoding trehalose-phosphatase, coding for MSGLPADLVTALRVFASAPRIVVASDFDGCLAPIVSHPADARPDPAAVAHLVRLAALPSTTTAIVSGRARADLAGLVEAAAIPGIGSVTLIGSHGSEFDDGFTTPITVEQRALLARVESALDEIASRFPGTMVETKPASAVLHVRNATDPAGADAALDEARRGPAALPGVHATEGKAVLELAVIETGKGHALDALRAQCRADAVCYLGDDVTDENAFRHLDAAADIGIKVGDGETVARYRVAGPELVGDVLATLLAARESIGSA
- a CDS encoding trehalose-6-phosphate synthase, yielding MTTPTERAEFVVVANRLPVDKTVLADGTVQWKRSPGGLVTALEPILRNHTGAWVGWSGVPDSDDNPEIEGLDVRAVPLSAAEIADYYEGFSNGTLWPLYHDVIVKPEYHREWWNSYVAINERFAKATAEVAGPGALVWVQDYQLQLVPKMLRELRPDLKIGFFLHIPFPPVELFMQLPWRAEIVDGLLGSDLIGFHLPDGAENFLYLANRLGGHEASRRSVGVRSRFGSVAVGDRTVKVGAFPISIASGEIDSASKSRAIRSRAREIRKELGNPKTVLLGVDRLDYTKGIDVRLKAISELLEEGRLEPQETVMVQLATPSRERVESYVAMRAEIEQLVGNINGNFAEVGQPVVQYLNRPIPRDELVAFFVAADVMLVTPLRDGMNLVAKEYVACRSDLGGALVLSEFTGAAAELKQAYQANPYDLDGVKDAIEAAVTDPAEDRRDRMRAMRRQVLAHDVEKWAKSFLDTLRDTNS
- a CDS encoding formylglycine-generating enzyme family protein, with product MNLTELVEIPGGTFQMGSDGNYPEERPAHTRAVAAFALEKHPVTNARFAEFVDATGYVTVAEEEMDPAQFPGADPADLVPGALVFTRTEGPVNLGDWRQWWRWEPGASWRHPQGPDSSIDERDDHPVVQVAYRDAVAYAEWAGRRLATEAEWEFAARGGLDGCEYAWGDELHPDGEVLANTWLGRFPYESTGWGSTSPVGEYPPNGYGLLDMIGNVWERTSDVYAPRHTVPGQRHVDADGRPDLLAPTTDPTVMRVTKGGSFICAPEYCRRYRPAARSAQSDDSATSHLGFRCAR